A segment of the Candidatus Dormiibacterota bacterium genome:
TGCCGGCGAATTACATTACTGCCTGGCAAAGCGGCCGGAAGCCAAACGCCTCCAGGCGCTCGTTTGGGAGTTCTTGCTGCGCGTCGACGTGCTGCCTTGGGATGCTGGGATTGCGGAACACTACGGTGCCGTACGGGCTGAAATCGCCCGATGCGGAAAGCCCCTCGCCCCGCTCGATATGCTCATTGCCGCGCACGCTTTGGGCTCCAATGCGGTGCTGGTTACG
Coding sequences within it:
- a CDS encoding type II toxin-antitoxin system VapC family toxin, with product MTRYMLDTNTVSGLIREQPNVVRRVISVPMASLCISAVTAGELHYCLAKRPEAKRLQALVWEFLLRVDVLPWDAGIAEHYGAVRAEIARCGKPLAPLDMLIAAHALGSNAVLVTNDRTFAQVPALRIEDWTAA